From the genome of Candidatus Eremiobacteraceae bacterium, one region includes:
- a CDS encoding DUF177 domain-containing protein, giving the protein MKIPVDRLFGSDVEAIEVDQVVRPPGDVGARYPDGVRVVATIGRISHGVYMEGQVEGVEAETCVRCLEAFKRPTRVTIEEAFSEDVAPKDALFSDVSPLVDRSIDLDDLVVQLLEVDEPMAAVCDERCKGICPVCGGNRNLTDCDCKETVLDERLAGLSRLIQERDNN; this is encoded by the coding sequence GTGAAGATTCCCGTCGATCGTCTTTTCGGCAGCGATGTCGAAGCCATCGAAGTCGATCAAGTCGTCCGGCCGCCGGGCGACGTCGGCGCTCGTTACCCTGACGGCGTTCGCGTGGTCGCGACCATCGGTCGAATATCACACGGCGTCTACATGGAAGGTCAGGTCGAAGGCGTCGAAGCCGAGACGTGCGTGCGCTGCCTCGAGGCGTTCAAACGTCCGACTCGAGTGACGATCGAAGAGGCGTTCAGCGAAGACGTCGCGCCGAAAGACGCGCTCTTCTCCGATGTGTCGCCGCTCGTCGACAGGAGCATCGATCTCGACGATCTCGTAGTGCAATTGCTCGAGGTCGACGAACCGATGGCGGCCGTATGCGACGAACGCTGCAAGGGCATCTGCCCGGTATGCGGCGGCAACCGCAACCTGACCGATTGCGATTGCAAGGAGACGGTCTTGGACGAGAGGCTGGCAGGCCTGTCCCGGTTGATACAAGAACGCGACAACAACTGA
- a CDS encoding S16 family serine protease: MSEIPTEDQEFMREFRRRRRLALLGVALATGAITFVVTYLLFYVSLPYYIFGPGAAVDLNGVIAIAGHSPPPGSLFLTDVNVLPGRPAYYAAAKILPGFEIVKREDLVPPSMTDQQLDSALVDDMKQSQETAEVVAERAAGLHVPSHAAVVVERILPKTPAASCLRLRDRIVAVDGKLVATIGAVTDATRSKPTGSAYRFSLVRGGSHETVTCKTATIQGRPRFGMIVSFDPGAYSVPIPVKYDVHDINGSSAGLMFALQIYRTLTGKDLGPARMVAGTGVLELNGTVDPIEGTKEKLQAAKHAGATVFLVPLQNYTDIKGTPGIRIIPVASFGDAVKALETLDQAS, encoded by the coding sequence TTGAGCGAGATCCCGACCGAAGACCAAGAGTTCATGCGCGAGTTCCGCCGTCGCCGGCGGCTCGCGCTGCTCGGCGTCGCGCTCGCGACCGGCGCGATCACGTTCGTCGTGACGTACCTGCTCTTCTACGTCAGCTTGCCCTACTATATATTCGGTCCGGGCGCGGCCGTCGATCTCAACGGCGTCATCGCGATCGCCGGGCACTCGCCGCCGCCAGGTTCGCTGTTCCTCACCGACGTCAACGTGCTGCCTGGCCGGCCGGCATACTACGCGGCCGCGAAGATCCTGCCGGGTTTCGAGATCGTCAAACGCGAGGACCTCGTACCGCCGTCGATGACCGACCAGCAGCTCGACTCGGCGCTCGTCGACGACATGAAGCAGAGCCAAGAGACGGCGGAAGTCGTCGCTGAACGAGCCGCGGGACTCCACGTGCCCTCGCATGCGGCGGTCGTCGTGGAGCGCATCTTGCCGAAAACCCCCGCAGCCTCGTGCCTACGCCTGCGCGATCGTATCGTGGCCGTCGATGGGAAACTCGTCGCGACGATCGGCGCCGTGACGGACGCGACCCGATCGAAGCCGACGGGCAGCGCGTATCGATTCAGCCTCGTCCGCGGCGGGTCGCACGAGACGGTGACGTGCAAGACGGCGACGATCCAAGGACGTCCCCGTTTCGGCATGATCGTCAGCTTCGACCCCGGCGCGTACAGCGTTCCTATTCCGGTGAAGTACGACGTGCACGATATCAACGGCTCATCGGCCGGGCTGATGTTCGCGCTGCAGATCTATCGGACGCTGACCGGCAAGGATCTCGGACCTGCGCGCATGGTCGCCGGCACGGGCGTGCTCGAACTGAACGGCACCGTCGACCCGATCGAAGGCACGAAAGAAAAACTGCAGGCGGCGAAGCACGCCGGTGCGACCGTCTTTCTCGTGCCGCTCCAAAACTACACGGATATAAAAGGAACGCCGGGGATCCGGATCATTCCCGTGGCGTCGTTCGGCGATGCCGTGAAGGCGCTCGAAACGCTAGATCAAGCGAGCTAG